One bacterium genomic region harbors:
- a CDS encoding choice-of-anchor D domain-containing protein, translated as MLKLSTIFSSILIFNSLVFAQGITISPPNLDFGSVIVGTNSTLQSTISNTDTIDLVISNITSSAGQFTFSPNVFPITILAGGSQVVDVTFTPTATGLLTGDLTIVHNATGSPTVYSVQGTGVEAGFSISPPSLNFGNVVVGTGSTLQSTISNTGTSDLVISNITSSAGQFTFSPNVFPITILAGGSQVVDVTFTPTATGLLTGDLTITHNATGSPTVYSVQGTGVAAGFSISPPSLNFGSVVVGTGSTLQSTISNTGTSDLVISNITSSAGQFTFSPNVFPITILAGGSQIVDVTFTPTATGLLTGDLTITHNATGSPTVYSVQGTGVAAGFSISPPSLNFGNVVVGTGSTLQSTVSNTGTSDLIISNITSSAGQFTFSPNVFPITILAGGSQVVDVTFTPTATGLLTGDLTIVHNATGSPTVYSVQGTGVAAGFSISPPSLNFGNVVVGTGSTLQSTISNTGTSDLVISNITSSAGQFTFSPNVFPITILAGGSQIVDVTFTPTATGLLTGDLTITHNATGSPTVYSVQGTGVAGFSISPPSLNFGSVVVGTGSTLQSTISNTGTSDLVISNITSSAGQFTFSPNVFPITILAGGSQIVDVTFTPTATGLLTGDLTITHNATGSPTVYSVQGTGVAAGFSISPPSLNFGSVVVGTGSTLQSTISNTGTSDLVISNITSSAGQFTFSPNVFPITILAGGSQIVDVTFTPTATGLLTGDLTITHNATGSPTVYSVQGTGVAAGFSISPPSLNFGNVVVGTGSTLQSTISNTGTSDLVISNITSSAGQFTFSPNVFPITILAGGSQIVDVTFTPTATGLLTGDLTITHNATGSPTVYSVQGTGIEAFSSSINLLNLVNVITSTVVDTQITITNNYNNPLIVSAEVIGASNWSISPDTAIIPASSSLIFALSFSAPSTPNVFADTLVFNASGFNSLNIPLTANVVSDAGIIFEQDSVYRLEDNSYVEVMQLKNLTDSLHALQFRIQVNKEISDDVILIFQNIQKGSDISDASWIMRYTITRGPITPNGASADEVFVLLYNSNQGVSLAPGDYNNLFRINYTVADLEPLQDSLKSTFRITHVEGSTYQGLPVDITPSRDLLTVIARNRISWRGDVNSDGYLDVLDLIMVVDHIVNVDSLNATEFFRADIAPWLPGTPAPEPDGVVNVQELSLIQNIILTGYYPDGTPIGSNSFGKHSAFNGEEDAKVTFYVNKDGIKGVIDTKIGIRGAQVEFANVSTDPGNMLISTDLGQGFYFYVNANQLLRTLMYDPIGEKYIEAGEHFLAEMPFLLEKPEEVTLDKIILVDINREKLAKIQVEIIYGEQVSLPEDYALFQNYPNPFNPATVIEFTLPEDVGNARISIYNALGEKVDELVNTSLQAGYHSYQWNANDFATGMYIYELRTEKFVAVKKMVLVK; from the coding sequence TTGCTTACAGGAGATTTGACGATAGTGCACAATGCAACAGGATCACCGACGGTATATTCAGTACAGGGAACGGGAGTAGAAGCAGGTTTTAGTATAAGTCCGCCAAGTTTGAACTTTGGAAACGTAGTAGTAGGAACAGGTTCAACATTACAGTCAACGATAAGCAACACAGGAACGAGTGATCTTGTAATAAGTAACATAACCTCATCAGCAGGACAGTTCACGTTCAGTCCGAATGTATTCCCGATAACGATATTGGCAGGAGGAAGCCAGGTAGTTGACGTAACCTTCACACCGACGGCAACGGGATTGCTTACAGGAGATTTGACGATAACACATAATGCAACAGGATCACCGACGGTATATTCAGTACAGGGAACGGGAGTAGCAGCAGGTTTTAGTATAAGTCCGCCAAGTTTGAACTTTGGAAGCGTAGTAGTAGGAACAGGTTCAACATTACAGTCAACGATAAGCAACACAGGAACAAGTGATCTTGTAATAAGTAACATCACATCATCAGCGGGACAGTTCACATTCAGTCCGAATGTATTCCCGATAACGATATTGGCAGGAGGAAGTCAGATAGTTGACGTAACCTTCACACCGACGGCAACAGGACTTCTTACAGGAGATTTGACGATAACACATAATGCAACAGGATCACCAACAGTATATTCAGTACAGGGAACGGGAGTAGCAGCAGGTTTTAGTATAAGTCCGCCAAGTTTGAACTTTGGAAACGTAGTAGTAGGAACAGGTTCAACATTACAGTCAACGGTAAGCAACACAGGAACGAGTGACCTAATCATCTCGAATATCACATCATCAGCAGGACAGTTCACATTCAGTCCGAATGTATTCCCGATAACGATATTGGCAGGAGGAAGCCAGGTAGTTGACGTAACCTTCACACCGACGGCAACGGGATTGCTTACAGGAGATTTGACGATAGTGCACAATGCAACAGGATCACCGACGGTATATTCAGTACAGGGAACGGGAGTAGCAGCAGGTTTTAGTATAAGTCCGCCAAGTTTGAACTTTGGAAACGTAGTAGTAGGAACAGGTTCAACATTACAGTCAACGATAAGCAACACAGGAACGAGTGATCTTGTAATAAGTAACATAACCTCATCAGCAGGACAGTTCACGTTCAGTCCGAATGTATTCCCGATAACGATATTGGCAGGAGGAAGTCAGATAGTTGACGTAACCTTCACACCGACGGCAACAGGACTTCTTACAGGAGATTTGACGATAACACATAACGCAACAGGATCACCAACAGTATATTCAGTACAGGGAACGGGAGTAGCAGGTTTTAGTATAAGTCCGCCAAGTTTGAACTTTGGAAGCGTAGTAGTAGGAACAGGTTCAACATTACAGTCAACGATAAGCAACACAGGAACAAGTGATCTTGTAATAAGTAACATCACATCATCAGCGGGACAGTTCACATTCAGTCCGAATGTATTCCCGATAACGATATTGGCAGGAGGAAGTCAGATAGTTGACGTAACCTTCACACCGACGGCAACAGGACTTCTTACAGGAGATTTGACGATAACACATAACGCAACAGGATCACCGACGGTATATTCGGTACAGGGAACGGGAGTAGCAGCAGGTTTTAGTATCAGTCCGCCAAGTTTGAACTTTGGAAGCGTAGTAGTAGGAACAGGTTCAACATTACAGTCAACGATAAGCAACACAGGAACGAGTGATCTTGTAATAAGTAACATAACCTCATCAGCAGGACAGTTCACGTTCAGTCCGAATGTATTCCCGATAACGATATTGGCAGGAGGAAGTCAGATAGTTGACGTAACCTTCACACCGACGGCAACAGGACTTCTTACAGGAGATTTGACGATAACACATAACGCAACAGGATCACCAACAGTATATTCAGTACAGGGAACGGGAGTAGCAGCAGGTTTTAGTATAAGTCCGCCAAGTTTGAACTTTGGAAACGTAGTAGTAGGAACAGGTTCAACATTACAGTCAACGATAAGCAACACAGGAACAAGTGATCTTGTAATAAGTAACATCACATCATCAGCGGGACAGTTCACATTCAGTCCGAATGTATTCCCGATAACGATATTGGCAGGAGGAAGTCAGATAGTTGACGTAACCTTCACACCGACGGCAACAGGACTTCTTACAGGAGATTTGACGATAACACATAATGCAACAGGATCACCAACAGTATATTCAGTACAGGGAACGGGAATTGAAGCATTCTCATCAAGTATAAATCTATTAAATCTTGTGAATGTAATTACGAGCACGGTAGTTGATACTCAAATAACGATAACGAATAATTATAATAACCCATTGATTGTGAGTGCTGAAGTTATTGGTGCTTCTAATTGGAGCATATCACCTGATACTGCAATTATTCCTGCTAGTAGCAGCTTAATCTTTGCTCTTAGTTTTTCAGCCCCATCAACTCCGAATGTATTTGCAGACACATTAGTATTCAATGCATCTGGCTTCAATTCATTGAATATTCCGCTTACTGCAAATGTAGTCTCTGATGCAGGAATTATATTCGAACAGGATTCTGTTTACAGATTAGAAGACAACTCATATGTAGAAGTAATGCAATTAAAGAATCTTACGGATTCTTTACATGCTTTACAGTTTAGAATTCAAGTAAACAAAGAAATAAGCGATGATGTAATACTGATATTCCAGAATATTCAGAAAGGTTCTGATATTAGTGATGCGAGCTGGATTATGAGATACACTATTACAAGAGGACCCATTACACCGAATGGTGCATCCGCTGATGAAGTATTCGTTCTACTTTATAACAGCAATCAGGGTGTGTCGTTAGCTCCGGGAGATTATAACAATCTTTTTAGAATTAATTATACAGTTGCTGACCTTGAACCGTTACAGGATAGTTTGAAATCAACATTCAGGATTACACATGTTGAAGGCAGTACTTATCAGGGATTACCAGTTGATATTACACCATCAAGAGATTTACTTACAGTAATTGCAAGAAACAGAATTTCATGGCGTGGTGATGTGAACAGTGATGGGTATCTCGATGTACTTGATTTGATAATGGTTGTAGATCATATTGTCAACGTTGATTCACTGAACGCAACAGAATTCTTCAGAGCTGATATTGCGCCTTGGCTGCCTGGCACTCCAGCACCCGAACCAGATGGTGTTGTAAATGTTCAGGAACTATCATTGATTCAAAACATTATACTGACCGGTTATTATCCGGATGGAACTCCTATCGGATCGAACTCATTTGGTAAACATTCAGCTTTCAATGGCGAAGAAGATGCAAAAGTAACATTCTATGTAAACAAGGATGGTATAAAAGGTGTCATTGATACAAAAATTGGAATTCGTGGAGCGCAGGTAGAATTCGCAAATGTTAGTACTGATCCTGGAAATATGTTGATCAGTACAGATTTAGGTCAAGGATTCTATTTCTATGTTAATGCAAATCAACTTTTGCGAACATTAATGTATGATCCAATAGGTGAAAAGTATATTGAAGCCGGTGAACATTTCTTAGCTGAAATGCCATTCTTGCTGGAAAAGCCCGAAGAAGTGACTCTGGACAAAATAATTCTGGTTGATATAAACAGGGAAAAATTAGCGAAGATTCAGGTTGAAATTATTTATGGAGAGCAAGTTTCTCTTCCGGAGGATTATGCACTGTTCCAGAACTATCCTAACCCATTCAATCCGGCTACTGTTATTGAATTTACTCTTCCTGAAGATGTTGGGAATGCAAGAATATCAATTTACAACGCTCTTGGCGAAAAGGTTGATGAATTAGTTAATACATCATTGCAGGCTGGTTATCATAGTTATCAATGGAACGCTAATGACTTCGCGACAGGAATGTATATTTATGAGTTAAGGACTGAAAAGTTTGTTGCTGTGAAGAAGATGGTTTTGGTTAAATAA